One genomic segment of Sminthopsis crassicaudata isolate SCR6 chromosome 4, ASM4859323v1, whole genome shotgun sequence includes these proteins:
- the ACBD4 gene encoding acyl-CoA-binding domain-containing protein 4 isoform X2 — MGTEGAGSEPECQKQFHAAVTVIQSLPKNGSYRPSYEEMLRFYSYYKQATQGPCRVPRPGFWDPIGRYKWDAWHSLGRMSQEEAMTAYITEMKAVAQKVIDTVPLSEVDAGMFDYFVPLYEMIPDMPQPPETFLKKLTAQKEKIPNGDVRNAPESLPPPEESVPQTSEAQPPRVPCIRGRASMDLDAEVFCDSLEELEPDQDEWLQKELKEALEGETDISSDHLLPRQREMVGGAPQGPQEFEAWLASTVRALQESMQDVQGRLRSLENLPHLTQSHQNPVARHKSR; from the exons ATGGGGACGGAAGGGGCCGGCTCGGAGCCCGAGTGCCAGAAGCAGTTCCACGCGGCCGTCACGGTCATCCAAAGCTTACCCAAGAATG GTTCTTACCGCCCATCCTACGAGGAGATGTTGCGCTTCTACAGCTACTACAAGCAGGCCACCCAGGGACCCTGCCGGGTGCCCAGGCCCGGCTTCTGGGACCCCATCGGACGTTATAAATG GGATGCTTGGCACAGCCTGGGCAGGATGAGCCAGGAGGAAGCCATGACAGCTTATATTACAGAAATGAAGGCGGTGGCCCAGAAG GTGATAGACACAGTTCCCTTGAGTGAGGTGGACGCCGGCATGTTTGACTATTTCGTGCCCTTGTACGAGATGATCCCTGACATGCCTCAGCCCCCAGAGACCTTCTTGAAGAAACTGACAG CTCAGAAGGAGAAGATCCCAAATGGGGATGTAAGAAATGCCCCTGAGTCCTTACCACCTCCTGAGGAGTCGGTCCCCCAGACTTCAG AAGCACAACCACCCAGGGTACCCTGTATCCGTGGGAGAGCTTCCATGGACCTAGATGCTGAGGTTTTCTGTGATTCCTTGGAAGAGCTAGAGCCTGACCAG GATGAGTGGCTGCAGAAGGAGCTGAAGGAAGCTCTTGAAGGAGAGACCGACATCAGCAGTGACCACTTGCTTCCAAGACAGAGAG AGATGGTGGGAGGGGCTCCTCAAGGGCCCCAGGAGTTTGAGGCCTGGTTGGCCAGCACGGTTCGAGCTCTGCAGGAGAGCATGCAGGATGTCCAGGGGAGGCTGAGAAGTCTGGAGAACCTGCCCCACCTCACCCAG